In Pan troglodytes isolate AG18354 chromosome 5, NHGRI_mPanTro3-v2.0_pri, whole genome shotgun sequence, the sequence TCAATTCCCTTGTCTGTCAAATGCAGATAAGAATATCTACCTTGTGTGAGATAATAATTGTCATTATTGAGCTAATAAATGTCAAATGCCCACCACAGAATGGGTGGTCAATAGATGGTAACCGTTATCACCAGGGTCTGGCCTCCTGCAGTTGAGGAGGCATGGTGAACGCCCCCCCAGGCCCCTAGTTATCATCTCCCATAGAAAATAAGTAACTTCCTCTGCTTTTGTCTCAGTTAATAATTCTCTAGCCTCTTGTCTCTGACTGCAATGCCCTCCCCTCTGCTTCCTTCTGTGGTGGAGGTGAGAGGGTGGAATAAACCTCCCAGGGGAGCCCAGTACCCCAAAGTGCAGAGATGTAGCAAACGAATGGGTAGACAGCGGGCAACCTGGGAAGCAGACCTCATGCCTAAAGACAAGCCAGGAAGGGGTGCTCAGAACTTTGATAGGGAATGAAGGGAGTGGGGTAGGGGTGTTTGTCTTTGCTGAACAAAGCTCTGTCTGAGTCACACAGGAGGCTGGACTTTGCCAACAGACAGGGACACTCTCCCCTACCCCTCTTTAgggcagctgggaggcaggactTTCTGCCAGGAAGCGCCAGGTCACTCCTCCTTGactccccacccacctccacttGTCAGCTGCCTTCTCCTCTGAGTCATAAAGTCCTAGGGGTTTGTGAAAGATCTGTCAAGCTAGGGTTCTAAGCCAGGAAGGTCATGCCAACCAGGAGGCTATAACGAGGGGCTGTGTTCATGGATTATGAACTCACTTCCCAAGCTAGTTCTTGCCACTCTTGGGAACAATCCCAATTATAAGGAGGCTCTGGAGAAATGTGAAGGCTCCTACCACTCACTCCCATGGCCACAGAGCTGGTTCATGGGATGCAAAGACCACAGGCATCAATAGCATTATAACTGGAGGCTGAGCTGTCACAGGAGGGCCAGTGTCAAACCCTCACCACAAGCCCTCAAACATTCCATCAAGGGGTAGCCTCCAGAGGCCAGGCACCAAGGAGGGTCTGGCAGACCAGAGGGGCTCCTCCTGAGAGGAACTCTTTGGGGCCATGAAACAGcaacttggacttcccagccagtGTCACCACCCTTCTCATCTGAGAAAGGCAGATCAGCTGGGAGCACCACtccaccctcctcccagccccaccctcctcccagccccaccctcctcccagccccaccctcctctgccttccacacatcatatgtcatcaggccCCCCGCCTGGGAGGTGTGCTGCCAGAGGTAAGGGGAGCACAGGCCTAGGAACCAGGAGGCACTGGGAGGGGCAGGTGTCAGGAGAAAAGaggatgggggcagggaggggcagggagggggcctCCACCACTGGACAGAAATGTAGAAAAACAGGAAGGCAGAAGATGAGCAAATGGACAGTGAggagcacagaaagacaagtagaAATATGCACAGGTGGGCATGCTGCTCAGCTCTGTCCCAGAACCTCCAGGACCAGTGTCCCTGACCCTTGACAGAAAAGGATGgattagggccaggcgcagtggctcacacctgtaatcccagcactttgggaggccaaggcgggtggatcacctgaggtcaggagttcgagaccagcctgaccaacatagcaaaaccccatctctactaaaaatacaaaattagccgggcatggtggcgcacgcctgtaatccagctactagggaggctgagacaggagaatcacttgaactagggaggcagaggttgcagtgagccgagattgcaccactgcactccagcctggacaacaagagtgaaactctgtatcaaaagaaaaaaaaaaaaaggatggattAGATAGTCAGTCCAGAATACTGAAAATAATCAGATTGTTTTCTCTCCTTCAAATCTGGTTAATCATGGGGGGAAGGCTGAAATATCATGAACAAATGAGAAGAATGATATTTGTGGGGCCTTGGTGGGGCCTTGGCTGGAGGAGGGTCTGTACATTGTCCCACATGCAAATGACATGCAAAGCAACATGCCACCTTGGCAGCTTTTTAATCAAAGACCAGGCAGTTGTTTCCTGAAAAGTCAGGCCACAAGAAACCTGGATGCTTGTGCTTACATCCTGACACTCTGGGAATGGAAAGATGGAGCAGGAAGCTCATCCCCCATGGCTCCAGGGGTAGAAGAGAGCTAAAGGTTCAGAAAAAGGAATCCACAGTGTCAACAGGCCAAGTTTGAATTTGGgcaggagatcagcctgggtgggCCCCATGAGTGTGCCAGTCTGATATAGTGAGATAAGCCTGGGACAGATGCGCTGCCGCATTCGTGACTAGAAAAGAGTCCCCAGGAATCTCTGGCTCCTGCCTTCAGATTGTGATCTTTCCAGGTTGGTAGATCAGCTTAGGTAGAACAGTTCTCGGTGAGGGCCAGCTACATACCTGGCTAAGCGCTGCCCACTGTGGGAGGCAGAAAAGCTGATCACCCGGGACCTGATCTCCAGGACTCAGAAGCACTTGGAGGAAGGCCTATTCACTTAGAAGCAGTTACCAGTGCTGGGCAGTGTCCTCCAAGTGCCAGAGGAGTGCTGTGGAGAAAAGAAGTCCATGGAAGCCAGGAGATGGGCAAGGTGTGGCCTGGGGTTGGAGAGAGCTCAGAGGTACAGGACTGGAGCTGggccagggagagaggaaggaccTCCGTGAGTAGACCTTCTCTGAGGGGCTCAGGCCAGGAAATGAGTCAGGttaggaggcagagacagacgAGGAGCCGCAGGGGAAGGCTCATCACTAGCATGTTCTCTGACTCCCCAGATTTTGCCTCTTCAAGGTGAATGCGGCTTCAAGGGGCCATCTTTGTGCTCCTGCCCCACCTGGGGCCCATCCTGGTCTGGCTGTTCACTCGTGATCACATGTCTGGTTGGTGTGAGGGCCCGAGGATGCTGTCCTGGTGCCCATTCTACAAAGTCTTATTGCTTGTACAGACAGCCATCTACTCTGTCGTGGGGTGAGTACTTGTTTCTCACACATGGCCCTGGTACCCAATGGGGTGGGAACAAGTCCTCTATATCTGAATTACTCCCATATATTGGCCTCCAAAGGTAGGCGCTTTGTCTTGCCTCTCACCACCATAGTGGGTCCTCCAGAAAGTAAGAAACCCTCTATGCCTGCCTGGGGTTCCAGTTAGCCCTTCTTCCACCCTCTCTAagtctccccagcccctcctccacctcaccatgcccagctcctccCACCAACTCCCTCCCTGGCCCTTACATGATGCCTAGACCCATCTGCCCCCATTTCAGCCCACAAGGGTATCCAAGAGTCCTTATGCCAGAGAGCCTCCTCCATTTGCCACGGAACCTCCTCCCATTGAATGTTTTTGCCACCATCTCTCCGCAGCTACGCCTCCTACCTGGTGTGGAAGGACCTGGGAGGGGGCTTGGGGTGGCCCCTGGCCCTGCCTCTTGGCCTCTATGCTGTTCAGCTCACCATCAGCTGGACTGTCCTGGTTCTCTTTTTCACAGTCCACAACCCTGGTCTGGTAAGGCACACAGTGCTCAGTAGCAGAAGTAATGTGGGAGAGGGTGAAACCACCTGGCTCCAGAAGCACATAATTCAGCAGAGCAATTGAGTGCAGGCAGGTAATGGGTGGGCAGACTTCTCTGCACTCCCATGGTGTGCACACAGCCCCAGGGACTGAGCTCGTTGCTGGGCTGGGTATTGCAGAAAGGTGGAGGTGCTGGTTCTCGGGCAGCCAGCTGACCCCCGGCCTCTATGCCCAGGCCCTGCTGCACCTGCTGCTGCTGTATGGGCTGGTGGTGAGCACAGCACTGATCTGGCATCCCATCAACAAACTGGCTGCCCTGTTACTGCTGCCCTACCTAGCCTGGCTCACCGTGACTTCAGCCCTCACCTACCACCTGTGGAGGGACAGCCTTTGTCCAGTGCACCAGCCTCAGCCCACGGAGAAGAGTGACTGAGGCCCTAGGGCATGGGAGAGGAGGGACGCCCAGGGTGGGGAGGAAGAGTCTGCAAGCAGGGCTGTGGAGTTAGGGTTCACCCCAATGGGACCACCCTCCTGGGTCCCCTGGTGCCGTTTTTCCTTAGAAATCAGAGAAATGGGAAAGAGGGGGGAAACTGATTTTAcacttaaataataaaatcctaTTAGTAACTCTGAAGGTATGATGTGAAGTGTGTATTTGAATGCATAATATGATGCCTAGGGCGGCAGAGTGGGATAGAAGCTTCTGGAcctctgtgtgagtgtgtgcgcgtgaatgaatgtgtgaaggcccatgggggaggggtgggcacACCAGCTCGCCTCCACTCACATGCCTCCCCACCTGGCATAAATATTTAGCACTCAGATGTTTAATTACCTGAAAAacaaaaggcttttaaaaagtgacaaaaaagccaaaacagaaaaatacacctTAAAAAAGGGTActagggggccaggcatggtggctcacgcctgtaatcccagcactttgggaggccgaggcgggtggatcatgaggtcaggagttcgagaccaacctggccaacatggtgaaaccctgcctccaaaaatacaaaaattagctgggtgcagtggtgagcacctgtagtcctagctactcaggaagctgaggcaggagaatcacttgaacccggggaagaggaggttgctgtgagccgagatcatgccactgcactccagcctgggtgacagagtgagactccatctcaaaaaaaagggggggataCTAATTATACATGTTAaggttatatagtatatattatacattaatgTATATATCAGATTTATGATGCAATATCTAGTTATAACATATACTATGGTTGTATGATATATGTTATAAATCTCTGATAAAGAAGATTATAGACcttcttttttgctttcataCATTCCTATGCTTTCCTTATTTTACATCAATTAATTACTATTAGAATAAGGCAAAGAAGATTGAAAAAAAGAGATTAAGCCTCAGGGTGCTGACAGGTGAATTCATAGGAGCTTCTTGTTCAGCCTTCTATcttgcttctctttttctaaaCCTTCTTagtggctttttaatttttgtctcctCCCTTCTCTGATTTTCTTCTGTCCTTGTTTCAAAGCCCTGATGGTGGCAAGGAGGGACCGCCCTTGAGTAAGCCTCCTCAAATCTTTAACAAGGTCAGCTGGAAGGCCCAGACACCTTGCAGTAGGTGGTCTCCACCTGCTGCATGATGGGGATCACCAGAATTGTTTAAAAATCCTCATCAGCCTCTCCAGGGAGGAGGCCTGGgcatcaacatttttaaaacttcccaAGACCTCCTCAGGTGCAGCCAAGGCTGTACCACAGCTGTTTggagctattttaaaaaatgcatgttcCTCAGACCGCACTCAGGACCCATAAATGAGAACGTTGCGGGTGGGCTCTTGGCATCTTCAGATTTAAAACCTCCTGAGCACTTCTGTCAGCTGCTAGCTAGTTTGAGTGCTTTGGGCACAGATCATTTATCAGGGCCCATTTAGCCTTGACAATCTGAGGTTTTGTGAGCTGAGTTTTAGAGCTGAAACAAACTGTATGCTCTCAGGTGAGAAGCCAGCAAGGCAGCATAATTTGAGAAGAGGAGTGGCTCTTTCCAGATCTCACCCAAGAGAGGGAGTCTGcagcctcccctcctccaccaAGGGCATGCTCAGCCCAGTGGGTCAGGTCACAGGCACCCCAGGAGGACACACACAGTGTCCCACCCACCTTTGTATCTCCAGCCCCAGGACAGGGCagagcacagagtaggtgcttgtACGTTTTTATTTGTTGATTAATTGAACGAATAAATGAACACATTGTCgtactttaaaaacaaatgctGACCAGCACCTGCcgccacccctacccccacccctacTCTGGAACAActgaaaaaagaagggaaaggctTTAATCATTTTGGAAACTCCtggttctaatgtgcagccaaacTGAGACGCGCTGCTGCAGGGTATTGCTTCTTATTGCTTCTCAAAGTGTGCCCCAGAGACCTCCTGAGACACTTGTTGGGACTCCAGACCCATGAAATCAGATCATCTTGGGGAGTGAGAGCAATAGGGTATGGTGATTTGCAGTTCTGGCCATGGAGTCAGACCAACCTGGGGTTGGATATTGACTCTGTTATCTATTAACTGGTAACCTGGTGCAACTTCTAGCTATAAATACTGATGGACAGAGGATAGGCTCGGAACCCAAAATACATGGGTTCTTACCCAGCTCTACTACCATTGTGTGATCTTGGCAAGTGGGCACCCCAGACGTTATCttccattatcattattatcatctcATAATAATATATGCATTGTAATATTTGCTACCAATTTTATTCATTACCAGCTAATTCTAGAAGTTAGGTGGAACCTCCAAGAAGATGTATGATGCCTAGGGTATTACTTTGACCTCCCCAAGGCAAGCTGGAGCCACTAACCCATGCCTCTAGCTTAGGACTTAGCCCTAGAAGAAAGCTTAATTTGGGCAGTGTCCCAAGCCCTGGGCTAGCACGACCACCTGATACAGCATGAGCCAAGCTAAAGAGATTTTTGGCCATGTGCAGAAACTCAGCATGAAAGGGCAGAATCCCAACTCCAAACTCTTATCCTCTAACTCCAAAGTTGTccttaaaatcctcctctgcccCAGCTCCTTGGTTCCTGGGTGAAGGGAGCCCGTAATCCCACAGTCTCCAACCTCCCTGGGACTCTTGTCTTTCCCCTTACCCCACTTCCGAGTTCAGAGCCCAGCCTAGTGGACACCTGCCTTTGGCCCTCCTCTCTTGTTACTTAAGAGCTGTGCCTAAATAGACTTGGAGCTGCCTCTTCTCTTTGCAAGTGTATCCCAAGCTTCCACCATTCAAATTATGTGCACATTTTTGTTCTGAGGCAGTATTTTTCCATTTGCCTCTGATTTGGTTGAGTCGGAGACAGACAAGATCATAAGGCTCTGCAGATCTCCCGTCCAGCGGCTAGAGAGGCACTAGGTAAAACAGCAGACCCAGGAGGTGGCATATCTCATTCTATTGTATCCTAG encodes:
- the TSPO2 gene encoding translocator protein 2, which codes for MRLQGAIFVLLPHLGPILVWLFTRDHMSGWCEGPRMLSWCPFYKVLLLVQTAIYSVVGYASYLVWKDLGGGLGWPLALPLGLYAVQLTISWTVLVLFFTVHNPGLALLHLLLLYGLVVSTALIWHPINKLAALLLLPYLAWLTVTSALTYHLWRDSLCPVHQPQPTEKSD